The following coding sequences lie in one Aspergillus puulaauensis MK2 DNA, chromosome 3, nearly complete sequence genomic window:
- a CDS encoding fatty acid desaturase (COG:I;~EggNog:ENOG410PFMX;~InterPro:IPR001199,IPR012171,IPR005804,IPR036400;~PFAM:PF00173,PF00487;~TransMembrane:2 (i218-244o264-286i);~go_component: GO:0016021 - integral component of membrane [Evidence IEA];~go_function: GO:0016491 - oxidoreductase activity [Evidence IEA];~go_process: GO:0006629 - lipid metabolic process [Evidence IEA]): MGEPTLPLLSRREVEALIAQGGLVFVLDQFVIRANPWIPYHPGGEKAIMHMVGRDATDEVTALHSAETKQQMNRYRIGRIQGRWTNFIPPIQGGEFKSLSDETEAEDGREDGGSSASSSSRDASPVFDDTLRHRGGPESLSSSVSVTSVSSAEEDDGMAHLDTVTREKISLDLEKYPPVDHETQDAIVAKYRLLNDRIEAEGLYQCNYRAYAVEVSRYALLFGCMLLTLHWGWYALSGVFMGAVWHQLVFIVHDAGHMGITHNFQIDSCIGIFIADFIGGLSVCWWKHNHNVHHIVTNSPEHDPDIEYLPFLALSHRCFTSLRSSFYEHIMSYDSLASLLIPFQPYTYYPLMLFGRFNLYRLSWSYLLSKNVPTKGPAKYHWHLEILGQTIFWTWYGYAILYRTIPTLSGRLAFFFISHMVQAPLHVQFTLSHFAMSTADLGPAESFPQKMLRTTMDVDCPAWLDFFHGGLQFQAIHHLYPRIPRHNLRRTQVLVREFCEEVGIPYALYGFVDMNRQVVGALGEVARQARVLAKCQKVIVSGHAH; the protein is encoded by the exons ATGGGCGAACCGACGCTTCCACTGCTTTCTAGACGCGAGGTGGAGGCTTTAATCGCCCAAGGGGGGTTGGTCTTCGTCCTGGACCAGTTCGTCATCAGAGCCAACCCATGGATTCCATACCACCCCGGCGGCGAGAAGGCCATCATGCACATGGTCGGCCGTGATGCCACGGACGAGGTCACCGC TCTACACTCCGCCGAGACAAAACAACAAATGAACCGCTATCGAATCGGGAGGATCCAGGGCCGATGGACGAACTTCATCCCGCCGATTCAGGGGGGGGAGTTCAAATCGCTCTCCGACGAAACCGAGGCAGAGGACGGTAGAGAAGACGGTGgttcttcggcctcgtctAGCTCTCGCGACGCATCACCGGTCTTCGACGATACACTCCGACACCGAGGTGGACCAGAGAGTCTATCCAGCTCAGTCTCGGTGACCTCCGTGTCATCCgccgaagaggacgatgggATGGCACACCTTGATACCGTCACTCGAGAGAAGATCAGCCTGGACCTGGAAAAATACCCGCCCGTCGACCACGAGACGCAAGACGCGATCGTAGCCAAGTACCGGCTGCTCAACGACCGCATCGAAGCAGAGGGTCTATACCAATGCAACTACCGTGCGTACGCAGTCGAAGTAAGTCGGTAtgccctcctcttcggctgcATGCTCCTCACGCTGCACTGGGGCTGGTACGCCCTAAGCGGAGTATTCATGGGCGCAGTCTGGCACCAGctggtcttcatcgtccaCGACGCCGGCCACATGGGGATAACACACAACTTCCAAATCGACTCGTGcatcggcatcttcatcgccgaCTTCATCGGCGGCCTCTCCGTCTGCTGGTGGAAACACAACCACAACGTCCACCACATCGTCACCAACTCGCCCGAACACGACCCAGACATCGAATACCTgcccttcctcgccctctcgcACCGCTGCTTCACCTCCCTCCGCTCCTCCTTCTACGAACACATCATGTCCTACGactccctcgcctccctcctcatccccttCCAACCCTACACCTACTACCCCCTCATGCTCTTCGGCCGCTTCAACCTCTACCGCCTCTCCTGGTCCTACCTCCTCAGCAAGAACGTGCCCACCAAAGGCCCAGCAAAATACCACTGGCACCTCGAAATCCTCGGCCAAACCATCTTCTGGACCTGGTACGGCTACGCCATCCTCTACCGCACAATCCCAACCCTCTCGGGCCgtctcgccttcttcttcataaGCCACATGGTCCAAGCCCCGCTGCACGTCCAATTCACCCTCTCGCACTTCGCAATGAGCACAGCAGACCTCGGGCCTGCCGAGTCCTTCCCGCAGAAGATGCTCCGGACAACAATGGACGTCGATTGTCCCGCCTGGCTGGATTTTTTTCACGGCGGGTTGCAGTTCCAGGCTATCCACCATTTGTATCCGCGGATCCCGCGCCATAATTTGCGCAGGACGCAGGTGCTTGTCAGGGAGTTTTGTGAGGAGGTGGGGATTCCTTATGCGCTTTATGGCTTTGTGGATATGAATCGGCAGGTTGTGGGTGCGTTGGGGGAGGTTGCGAGGCAGGCGAGGGTTTTGGCGAAGTGCCAGAAGGTTATTGTTAGTGGGCATGCTCATTAA
- a CDS encoding putative cholinesterase (COG:T;~EggNog:ENOG410PVJP;~InterPro:IPR019826,IPR000997,IPR019819,IPR002018, IPR029058;~MEROPS:MER0034728;~PFAM:PF00135;~SECRETED:SignalP(1-17);~go_function: GO:0004104 - cholinesterase activity [Evidence IEA]) → MHFRLLAGALVCALALAAPSCPAPGQPTGPDSLGTLQTLKYNYLSAANNGTSAVLVHDRLSNSQAKERCAAIGERLFPLQTAPYANRTELGYQLDYLVYTNDLNPDDDVWVGGNCQAYSLRQRRAVPAPCNRPLAAICTSNVPPTRDIDRTVVASSKITVRSNDYTLTGYRDARSFRFLGVPFADPPVNQLRFAPPREYSGRKSIDATQLGSSCTQTVSAFGAQQNISEDCLYLNVFTPILPNRAGTVRRPVAVYFYGGSFTSGTASMIDYDGGNFASRNDVVVVTVNYRVGALGLLATGNLTTGSYGIMDQIAALKWVNSNIAAFGGDPAHVTIFGQSAGGQSVIAVLSSTAARGLFSGALVQSAPVDLPWQTREVYTKLITPYIAEAVGCANTTGESSLLSCLRSVPATRFLGNSSAFSDALGAIAEDVSSNWLHVSSLLASIEPFMPVVDESGTGVIDDQFHTLLATNRLPSRVPIMFTTVSEEASIFVNGLIDNLGSEQASLNFLLEFAYPPDLASALVNSSAFQTDRAQNDSVRIRGGEALTASEWTCPLSHLFRNGGTATLPTLYNVEITDGHAQNNNPTSVPEICLPNPIYNATCHASDVLPAWGTLNSKTLNVQPYHGVRDLHHSQYLNDVFGAFFRTYDPNPDVEMLRLRGPAYAASYRIFGEGGYRIEKHDTEEDTLASLGMPPSRASNPGVSERCAVFEDYGFTFENAGFT, encoded by the coding sequence ATGCACTTCCGCCTTCTCGCCGGCGCTCTGGTCTGCGCGCTGGCTCTTGCGGCCCCGAGCTGCCCTGCGCCAGGCCAGCCCACAGGACCCGACTCTCTCGGCACTCTTCAGACGCTCAAATACAACTATCTGAGTGCGGCGAATAACGGCACTTCTGCTGTCCTGGTGCACGACCGCCTGAGCAACTCCCAGGCCAAGGAGCGCTGTGCAGCCATCGGAGAGAGACTGTTCCCTTTGCAGACTGCCCCCTACGCCAACCGCACCGAGCTGGGGTATCAACTAGACTACCTTGTCTATACAAACGACCTTAATCCGGACGACGATGTGTGGGTTGGAGGCAACTGTCAGGCTTACTCCCTTCGCCAGAGACGTGCAGTTCCTGCTCCGTGCAACCGCCCACTTGCGGCCATCTGCACCTCCAATGTCCCCCCGACGAGAGATATAGATAGAACCGTCGTGGCCTCGTCCAAGATCACCGTCCGATCCAACGACTACACTCTGACCGGATACCGCGATGCGCGCTCGTTCCGCTTCCTCGGGGTCCCCTTTGCAGACCCTCCTGTTAACCAGCTGCGTTTTGCACCACCGCGCGAATACTCCGGGCGTAAAAGCATTGACGCTACGCAGCTTGGGAGCTCGTGTACCCAAACAGTTTCCGCATTCGGAGCCCAGCAGAACATCTCCGAAGACTGTCTGTATCTCAATGTGTTCACCCCTATCCTGCCCAACCGCGCCGGCACTGTGCGGCGGCCTGTCGCCGTCTACTTCTACGGCGGTTCCTTCACCTCTGGTACTGCGTCCATGATTGACTACGATGGCGGGAACTTTGCAAGCCGTAACGATGTCGTTGTCGTGACAGTCAACTATCGCGTTGGCGCACTGGGGCTGCTGGCCACGGGGAACCTCACCACCGGCAGCTACGGCATCATGGACCAGATCGCGGCCCTCAAATGGgtcaacagcaacatcgcAGCATTCGGTGGCGATCCGGCCCATGTCACCATCTTCGGCCAGTCCGCTGGTGGCCAGAGCGTCATCGCGGTGCTCTCTTCGACTGCTGCGCGCGGTCTCTTCTCTGGCGCTCTCGTCCAGTCTGCGCCAGTCGACCTCCCATGGCAGACGCGCGAAGTCTACACGAAGCTCATCACGCCGTATATCGCTGAAGCCGTGGGATGCGCCAACACCACAGGCGAGTCCTCGCTGCTGTCCTGCCTCCGCTCCGTACCAGCAACCAGGTTCCTCGGCAATTCCAGTGCATTCTCAGATGCATTGGGCGCTATTGCAGAAGACGTATCCTCCAACTGGCTGCACGTCTCGTCACTTCTGGCCTCCATCGAGCCCTTCATGCCTGTCGTTGACGAGTCTGGCACCGGCGTGATAGACGACCAGTTCCACACGCTGCTCGCTACAAACCGTCTCCCCAGCCGCGTTCCAATCATGTTCACCACCGTCTCCGAAGAAGCATCCATCTTCGTCAATGGTCTAATAGACAACCTCGGGTCCGAGCAGGCAAGTCTCAACTTCCTCTTAGAATTCGCATACCCGCCCGACCTCGCCAGCGCCCTCGtcaactcctccgccttcCAAACAGACCGCGCCCAAAACGACTCCGTACGCATCAGAGGCGGCGAAGCCCTAACAGCCAGCGAATGGACCTGCCCTCTCTCCCACCTCTTCCGCAACGGCGGCACAGCAACCCTCCCCACGCTCTACAACGTCGAAATAACAGACGGCCACGCCCAGAATAACAACCCCACCAGCGTCCCCGAAATCTGCCTCCCAAACCCTATCTACAACGCAACCTGCCACGCCAGCGACGTCCTCCCGGCCTGGGGCACCCTGAACAGCAAGACCCTCAATGTGCAACCCTACCACGGCGTGCGCGACCTGCACCACTCGCAGTATCTGAATGATGTCTTTGGGGCGTTCTTTCGGACGTATGACCCCAATCCGGACGTGGAGATGTTGAGGCTGCGTGGGCCGGCTTATGCCGCTTCGTATCGCATTTTTGGGGAGGGTGGGTATCGGATTGAGAAGCATGATACTGAGGAGGATACGCTTGCGTCGTTGGGGATGCCGCCGTCTAGGGCGAGCAACCCCGGTGTTTCAGAGAGGTGTGCAGTGTTTGAGGATTATGGGTTTACGTTTGAGAATGCGGGGTTTACTTAA
- a CDS encoding uncharacterized protein (COG:K;~EggNog:ENOG410Q2SA;~InterPro:IPR036864,IPR007219,IPR001138;~PFAM:PF00172,PF04082;~TransMembrane:3 (o401-420i659-680o692-713i);~go_function: GO:0000981 - DNA-binding transcription factor activity, RNA polymerase II-specific [Evidence IEA];~go_function: GO:0003677 - DNA binding [Evidence IEA];~go_function: GO:0008270 - zinc ion binding [Evidence IEA];~go_process: GO:0006351 - transcription, DNA-templated [Evidence IEA];~go_process: GO:0006355 - regulation of transcription, DNA-templated [Evidence IEA]): protein MGDKHPYRSDRSSFSSTVNRNVGSLSPNSVARSSSDWMWRAGSLGAPSTTATGNPAQAQAPMNYQQYPYGQFPDLNVQFPPQAPDAIAAPKIAIPRATTAKASSQRRRSARACEPCRQRKVKCDGGRPECRKCREHGVSCSYIDIKRIRDQKQLGILSDKVERYEKLLRQLETEADSSTARKIKRALATLEQAQSDDGEEADDDDADSTTSHGSLDEIDLVKEDLNRSDKTVAVGFFGKNSEVAWMQKLEDVSGERASESDGEKSHSNRDFPIMSMSYHLDDLSIPFPETVDPFAVPEKDLADQYFNAYMESVHPSFTMIRKNTFTTQYEQFYKKKQFSPPPRKWLAVLNMIFALGCRYCKFTGQVSAGGIDTDDTVFLNRARKLCLCGNVLFEHDDLQQIQVILLVALYLIALGQVNGASKFSSLALRSAISLGINLKFKDDRTHYASKEARTRLWWSIFLLEHLVTSITGRISGCGEGLSAVLLPVPFDEDGAERNPSLSEIFHNAKLQASRLQLTLFQTDDEAQVALAWLSQCEPSPTLLFHCIVDLNILSQSVINSIYSIQGLRESAGHFDNRLEKYNRCMGIWLRKVPMPYRFTVSPGDDTFLPPGIGHVETDYTRERITLAIYYYSARITLCRPCLSHTPVPLQKAGERSTRASFRALMTLACLRAATNLLSILPETPNTVWLTTVTPWWVILHFIMQATTALLIGLSTCSANDTESAAGSTTTTSSSTTECGGSRDENTSSETTPATPPLTKETMVAQTQKAMHWLHHLGFSSRAARRAFILCERFVSRMGPKLGIDIDALPTSEAFPPVGDVDMVGASDCSGSDNGGCDDGDGLGDGLGHGSGLFADMLVSDALAMVDD from the exons ATGGGGGACAAACATCCTTACCGCTCGGATCGCTCGTCATTCAGTTCAACAGTCAACCGGAATGTTGGCAGCCTGAGTCCCAATTCAGTGGCCAGGTCCTCCTCGGACTGGATGTGGAGGGCCGGATCGCTGGGCGCTCCATCGACAACAGCAACTGGAAACCCGGCGCAAGCCCAAGCCCCGATGAACTACCAGCAGTATCCGTACGGGCAATTCCCCGATCTCAACGTTCAATTTCCACCGCAGGCTCCAGATGCGATCGCCGCACCGAAGATCGCAATCCCGCGCGCTACAACAGCCAAGGCGTCATCGCAGCGACGTCGGTCAGCGCGCGCCTGCGAGCCCTGTCGGCAACGGaaggtcaaatgcgacggCGGGCGGCCGGAGTGTCGAAAATGCCGGGAACATGGAGTGAGCTGTTCGTACATTGATATCAAGCGGATCCGGGATCAGAAGCAACTGGGAATTTTATCGGACAAGGTAGAGCGGTATGAGAAGCTGTTAAGGCAGCTTGAGACAGAGGCGGACTCTTCAACTGCGAGGAAGATCAAAAGGGCTTTAGCG ACTCTTGAGCAGGCGCAGTCTgatgacggcgaagaagcggacgatgatgacgcaGACTCGACGACATCGCACGGATCGCTGGATGAAATTGACCTGGTCAAAGAAGACTTAAACCGCAGCGACAAGACAGTAGCGGTAGGGTTTTTTGGCAAGAACTCGGAAGTGGCATGGATGCAGAAGCTTGAAGATGTATCAGGCGAACGGGCATCCGAGTCAGACGGGGAGAAGTCGCACTCGAATAGAGATTTCCCGATCATGTCGATGAGCTACCACCTAGATGACCTTTCAATCCCATTCCCGGAAACGGTTGATCCTTTTGCTGTGCCGGAGAAGGACTTGGCAGACCAGTATTTCAACGCGTACATGGAGTCTGTGCATCCGTCGTTTACGATGATTCGGAAGAACACTTTCACGACGCAGTATGAGCAGTTCTATAAGAAGAAACAATTTAGCCCACCACCACGCAAGTGGCTGGCGGTGCTGAATATGATATTTGCGCTGGGCTGTCGGTATTGTAAGTTCACGGGCCAGGTTTCTGCTGGGGGAATTGATACGGATGATACCGTGTTTTTGAACCGTGCTAGGAAGCTGTGCTTGTGTGGTAATGTGCTGTTCGAGCATGACGACCTCCAGCAGATTCAAGTGATTTTACTTGTGGCGCTTTATCTTATTGCGTTGGGGCAGGTAAACGG TGCATCCAAGTTCTCGAGTTTGGCGTTGCGCTCGGCCATCTCGCTCGGTATCAACCTGAAGTTCAAAGATGACAGAACGCATTATGCATCAAAAGAAGCACGAACTCGTCTCTGGTGGTCAATATTCCTCCTTGAACATCTCGTCACTTCAATAACCGGCCGAATTTCCGGCTGCGGCGAAGGTCTCAGTGCGGTCTTACTTCCTGTCCCGTTTGATGAAGACGGTGCCGAGCGTAACCCTAGCCTTAGTGAAATCTTCCACAACGCAAAGCTGCAGGCGAGTCGCCTCCAGCTGACGTTGTTCCAAACCGACGATGAAGCCCAAGTCGCCTTAGCATGGTTATCCCAGTGCGAGCCGTCCCCGACGCTGCTATTCCACTGCATCGTCGACCTCAACATCCTTTCCCAGTCCGTCATAAACAGTATCTACAGTATACAAGGCCTCCGCGAGTCCGCCGGACATTTTGATAACCGCCTCGAGAAATACAACCGATGTATGGGTATTTGGCTGCGCAAAGTTCCCATGCCATACCGGTTCACTGTCTCCCCCGGTGACGACACCTTCCTTCCTCCTGGAATCGGACACGTAGAGACCGATTATACCCGCGAGCGAATCACCCTAGCGATATACTACTACAGCGCCCGCATAACCCTCTGCCGGCCCTGCCTCTCCCACACTCCAGTCCCGCTCCAAAAGGCCGGCGAGCGCAGCACCCGCGCCAGTTTCCGTGCCCTGATGACCCTCGCCTGCCTTCGCGCAGCAACaaacctcctctccatcctccccgAAACCCCAAACACAGTCTGGCTCACAACCGTAACACCGTGGTGGGTAATCCTCCACTTCATTATGCAAGCAACAACGGCCCTCCTCATCGGTCTCTCCACTTGCTCCGCGAACGACACCGAATCAGCTGCCGGCAGCACTACCACCacttcctcctcaacaacagaATGCGGCGGCAGTAGAGACGAAAACACATCTTCAGAAACAACACCCGCGACCCCGCCCCTAACCAAAGAAACCATGGTCGCCCAGACCCAAAAGGCAATGCACTGGCTACACCATCTCGGCTTCAGCAGCCGCGCCGCGCGCCGCGCGTTCATCCTCTGCGAGCGCTTCGTATCACGGATGGGGCCCAAGCTCGGGATCGACATCGACGCGCTGCCGACCAGCGAGGCGTTTCCGCCTGTCGGCGATGTAGATATGGTTGGGGCGAGTGATTGTTCTGGATCTGATAACGGCGGTTGtgatgatggggatggaCTTGGGGATGGACTTGGGCATGGGAGTGGGCTTTTTGCCGACATGTTGGTTTCAGATGCGTTGGCGATGgttgatgattga
- a CDS encoding uncharacterized protein (COG:K;~EggNog:ENOG410Q1FS;~InterPro:IPR036864,IPR007219,IPR001138;~PFAM:PF00172,PF04082;~go_function: GO:0000981 - DNA-binding transcription factor activity, RNA polymerase II-specific [Evidence IEA];~go_function: GO:0003677 - DNA binding [Evidence IEA];~go_function: GO:0008270 - zinc ion binding [Evidence IEA];~go_process: GO:0006351 - transcription, DNA-templated [Evidence IEA];~go_process: GO:0006355 - regulation of transcription, DNA-templated [Evidence IEA]) — protein sequence MSESPTQHRQLVPGPSPLNERSSRESFTEERRGSLDSTKKRVSMACTACKKSKRKCSGTRPCDNCRAFDRECIFDETLDQRRRVAARRTADELNYHRDLFNDLLRVLRAEDRSHTAKMLDIIRRDATNEELRTNIDQILVITGGKVEESEQTVRKLEDIRSSLTEGATQSWRPQVMDIHYLCDELPFRVPAQPWTNVTTNSDLVSHLVSLYFTWDYPSHSFLDRDVFLRHMVLGDLNSELCSPFLVNALLSNACHFSNYLEAYTKPGEIATKGDDFLAEAERLRDEEPAKITLTHLQGLLLLYEKYSLSGKNDLGYKMLHEAIWTGQNMELVGNRRPEFPTDSNFSGDMEASLRQTAWGLFHIDTVVHTDFLRASLIMYVYKRRPDKREETAFWWPYPTHQSLQKSYLVEYLDMSYDLCLIARDMSQSLFRIDRRRPSADEQVRVKDYFYERLRTWGDALPTTFTIEHEPPPYVLLLKMRYHTLVINLFLYHDEDEILGSTTGVMKTPESPTTPSPYNKRNITQSAARAIAVLTRQYRREFGLAYAHHFAIYAVNLALFVLVEQCGTFDILDSDFLSLASAYSSMASRSHIGRNMFHLFRQNVRAKCQGSRLRHSNTVIEEVKTLFDEECTSPSVFDEFSDGLEKLDADERYRVLGAHRLSDMLDRYETLSLGKDEIALGRCFERLAAG from the exons ATGTCCGAATCTCCAACGCAGCATCGACAGCTGGTGCCGGGACCTTCTCCCCTAAATGAGAGATCCTCCCGCGAGTCTTTTACAGAGGAGCGCCGGGGTTCCCTGGATTCCACCAAGAAGCGCGTGTCTATGGCATGCACGGCGTGTAAAAAATCAAAGCGGAAG TGCTCCGGTACACGACCATGTGACAACTGCCGCGCATTTGATCGAGAATGCATATTCGACGAGACACTCGACCAGAGGCGCCGGGTAGCAGCGAGGCGGACGGCCGACGAACTGAACTACCACCGCGACCTGTTTAACGATCTTCTTAGGGTTCTACGAGCAGAAGACCGGTCTCATACTGCAAAAATGCTAGATATCATACGCCGCGATGCGACAAATGAAGAGTTACGCACAAATATCGACCAGATACTTGTCATCACTGGTGGAAAGGTGGAAGAGAGCGAACAGACTGTCCGTAAACTCGAGGATATACGGTCCTCCTTGACCGAGGGTGCGACACAGTCATGGCGGCCCCAGGTTATGGATATTCATTATCTGTGCGACGAATTGCCCTTCCGGGTTCCTGCACAACCGTGGACGAATGTCACAACAAACTCTGATCTCGTCTCGCATCTTGTGTCGCTGTACTTCACGTGGGACTATCCATCTCACTCCTTCTTGGATCGTGATGTGTTCCTTAGGCACATGGTCCTCGGAGATTTGAATTCGGAGCTTTGCAGTCCGTTCCTTGTCAATGCACTGCTTTCCAATGCATGC CACTTTTCCAACTACTTGGAGGCCTATACCAAACCGGGCGAAATCGCGACCAAAGGAGATGATTTTTTAGCAGAGGCCGAGCGGTTGAGAGACGAGGAGCCAGCAAAGATAACACTGACTCACTTACAAGGCCTTTTGTTGTTATATGAAAA GTACTCTCTTTCTGGAAAGAATGATCTCGGATATAAAATGCTACACGAAGCAATCTGGACCGGGCAGAACATGGAACTTGTTGGCAACAGAAGACCCGAATTCCCCACGGATAGCAATTTCTCGGGGGATATGGAAGCATCTCTAAGGCAAACTGCCTGGGGTTTGTTTCACATTGATAC CGTTGTGCACACCGACTTCTTACGGGCCAGTCTGATCATGTATGTCTACAAAAGGCGGCCTGACAAACGTGAAGAGACAGCATTCTGGTGGCCGTACCCCACTCACCAAAGCCTGCAGAAGTCGTACCTCGTTGAATACCTTGACATGTCGTACGATCTGTGTCTGATCGCGCGAGACATGTCCCAGAGTCTTTTCAGGATTGATAGGAGAAGGCCTTCCGCAGACGAACAAGTCAGGGTTAAAGATTATTTCTATGAGAGACTGCGTACTTGGGGCGACGCACTGCCTACTACTTTCACTATTGAACACGAACCACCGCCATACGTCCTTTTGCTGAAGATGCGGTATCATACCCTCGTTATCAATCTCTTCCTATATcacgatgaggatgaaatACTAGGAAGTACCACAGGGGTCATGAAAACCCCCGAAAGCCCGACAACCCCCAGTCCTTACAATAAGCGCAACATCACCCAGTCAGCCGCCAGGGCAATTGCCGTCCTTACGCGCCAGTACCGGCGAGAGTTTGGTTTGGCTTACGCCCACCATTTCGCCATCTACGCCGTTAATCTGGCCTTATTCGTGCTGGTGGAGCAGTGCGGCACATTTGACATACTTGATAGTGACTTCCTGTCCCTTGCAAGCGCTTACTCTAGTATGGCCAGTCGGTCCCATATAGGACGGAATATGTTTCATCTCTTCCGGCAAAATGTCCGCGCCAAATGCCAAGGAAGCCGACTGCGCCATTCCAATACAGTAATTGAGGAGGTCAAGACACTGTTTGACGAGGAGTGTACGTCGCCGTCGGTTTTCGACGAGTTTTCTGATGGCCTAGAAAAGTTGGATGCGGACGAGCGATATCGCGTGCTCGGCGCGCACCGTTTGTCTGATATGCTTGATCGATACGAGACTCTAAGTCTCGGTAAGGACGAAATCGCGCTTGGGAGGTGCTTTGAGCGCCTCGCTGCGGGATAG